One genomic window of Chitinophagaceae bacterium includes the following:
- a CDS encoding murein L,D-transpeptidase catalytic domain family protein has protein sequence MKILRSLFFLLLLPCFTLLFSFLPGSKAVMETSTIDSLVSYSSELYKSTDLLSRGLSFDAWSLALKGRNKLQEEGRLSQSNIIAIADFSQSSCKKRLYVIDLDQRKILFQTYVAHGRNTGEDFAQTFSNQPSSYKSSLGFYTTLETYSGEHGLSLRLMGVEPGINNNAFDRAIVMHGADYVCADFIRENGRLGRSQGCPAVPVAECSGIVNSLKNGSCLFIYFPDKNYLAASQLLNN, from the coding sequence ATGAAAATTTTGCGTTCTCTCTTTTTCTTACTGTTACTTCCCTGTTTCACTTTATTGTTTTCTTTCCTTCCGGGAAGCAAAGCGGTAATGGAAACTTCAACGATTGATAGCCTCGTCAGTTACAGTTCAGAACTTTATAAATCAACAGATCTTCTTAGCCGCGGATTGTCATTCGATGCATGGAGTCTTGCTTTGAAAGGACGTAATAAATTGCAGGAAGAAGGTCGTTTATCTCAAAGTAATATCATCGCCATTGCCGACTTCAGTCAATCTTCCTGCAAAAAAAGATTGTATGTGATTGACCTCGATCAGCGGAAAATTTTGTTTCAAACCTATGTGGCACATGGCAGAAATACAGGAGAGGATTTTGCGCAAACATTTTCGAATCAACCTTCTTCCTATAAATCAAGTCTTGGTTTTTATACTACACTCGAAACTTATTCGGGCGAACATGGTTTATCGCTTCGGTTGATGGGAGTGGAGCCTGGTATTAACAACAATGCGTTTGACCGTGCAATTGTAATGCACGGCGCCGATTATGTATGTGCCGATTTTATAAGAGAAAACGGAAGACTTGGAAGAAGCCAGGGCTGTCCAGCTGTTCCGGTAGCAGAGTGTTCAGGCATTGTGAATAGCTTGAAAAACGGTTCCTGCCTGTTTATATATTTTCCTGATAAAAACTATTTGGCTGCTTCTCAACTATTGAATAATTAG
- a CDS encoding DUF3052 domain-containing protein, translated as MAGNSGSPLMKKLGIKEGDRVLLVNAPANYFQLIGQLPKGAMLVSGNQTGLDFIHLFVNSMEELELYLPTLKIRLHSNGTFWISWHKKTSGIATDVTEELIRKSALSLGLVDIKVSAVDDKWSGLKFVIRKGNRK; from the coding sequence ATGGCCGGAAATTCAGGCTCTCCATTGATGAAGAAATTAGGTATTAAGGAAGGAGACAGGGTATTGTTAGTGAATGCACCGGCTAACTATTTTCAACTCATTGGTCAGTTGCCGAAGGGAGCTATGCTGGTATCAGGAAATCAAACAGGCTTGGATTTTATCCACTTGTTTGTAAATAGTATGGAAGAATTGGAACTGTACCTTCCCACGCTGAAAATTCGCCTTCATTCAAACGGTACCTTTTGGATTTCCTGGCATAAGAAAACCTCCGGCATCGCAACAGATGTTACAGAAGAGCTTATCAGGAAATCCGCGCTATCACTCGGACTTGTTGATATAAAAGTTTCTGCAGTGGATGATAAATGGTCAGGTTTAAAGTTCGTGATCAGAAAGGGGAACCGGAAATAA
- a CDS encoding GNAT family N-acetyltransferase, translated as MTTVFTLREWRDDDVDSLVNALNNKNISKNLRDSLPQPYTPEDAKIWIEKNKSIAPSTNFAIAINDFAVGAIGIVLLKDAENMNAELGYWLAENYWNQGIISEAVNQMVAYTFKTFPVNKMLACVFETNKISVRVLKKCGFKLEIVLKNHVLKNGVVMDEFRFLLSKPTLV; from the coding sequence ATGACTACGGTATTTACATTGCGGGAATGGCGAGACGATGATGTTGATTCATTGGTGAATGCTCTCAACAATAAAAACATAAGCAAAAATCTGCGTGATTCATTACCTCAACCTTATACTCCTGAAGATGCAAAAATTTGGATTGAGAAAAACAAATCAATAGCACCTTCAACCAATTTCGCGATAGCAATTAATGATTTTGCTGTTGGAGCAATCGGCATTGTGCTATTAAAAGATGCGGAAAACATGAATGCCGAACTTGGTTACTGGCTGGCAGAAAATTATTGGAATCAGGGAATCATCAGTGAAGCGGTGAATCAAATGGTGGCTTACACTTTTAAAACATTTCCTGTAAACAAAATGCTCGCCTGTGTATTTGAAACTAATAAAATATCCGTGCGAGTACTGAAAAAATGCGGATTTAAGCTGGAGATTGTATTGAAAAACCATGTGCTTAAAAATGGCGTGGTTATGGATGAATTTCGTTTTCTGTTAAGCAAGCCAACACTGGTTTAA
- a CDS encoding tRNA-binding protein, which produces MITWNDFEKIEIRVGTIVGVHDFPEARNPSYQLTIDFGTLGFRKSSAQLTALYTKEELIHTQVIAVLNFPPKQIANFYSECLVLGVVGENKDVILIRPERTAQNGWRIG; this is translated from the coding sequence ATGATTACGTGGAATGATTTTGAAAAAATAGAAATACGGGTGGGAACGATTGTAGGAGTTCATGATTTTCCGGAAGCCAGAAATCCATCATATCAACTTACCATTGATTTCGGTACACTTGGATTCAGAAAATCATCAGCCCAACTTACTGCGCTTTATACAAAAGAAGAGTTGATACATACACAGGTTATTGCAGTATTAAATTTTCCGCCAAAACAAATTGCCAATTTCTATTCTGAATGCCTGGTATTGGGCGTTGTGGGAGAAAACAAAGATGTCATCTTGATTCGACCGGAAAGAACAGCACAAAACGGATGGAGAATCGGCTGA
- a CDS encoding sigma-70 family RNA polymerase sigma factor, with product MNFHFNLSILPNIKSVSDPELIAEYRESGNNRYVGELYERYTHLVYGVCMKYLENTEDSRDATIEIFVKLLDDLKKHEVENFKGWLYSVAKNYCLMKFRKDKGRIENRPELQEELIAVMEWDANMHLDSEQKNEEELDTVEKAVLQLPPEQRLCIELFYLQEKSYQQVMEETGFDFKQVKSFIQNGKRNLKNLINKQYEAKV from the coding sequence TTGAACTTTCATTTCAATTTGAGCATTCTTCCAAATATTAAATCAGTAAGTGATCCTGAACTGATTGCTGAATATCGTGAGAGCGGTAACAATAGATACGTGGGTGAATTGTACGAAAGATACACTCACCTTGTATATGGTGTTTGCATGAAGTACCTGGAGAACACCGAAGACAGCCGTGATGCTACCATTGAAATCTTTGTGAAATTGCTGGACGACCTGAAAAAGCACGAAGTCGAAAATTTCAAAGGCTGGTTATATAGTGTAGCGAAGAATTATTGTCTGATGAAGTTCAGAAAGGACAAAGGCAGAATTGAAAATCGGCCGGAACTACAGGAAGAACTCATTGCGGTTATGGAATGGGATGCAAACATGCATCTTGATAGCGAACAGAAGAATGAAGAGGAGCTGGATACTGTAGAAAAGGCAGTCTTGCAATTACCCCCCGAACAAAGGTTGTGCATTGAGCTTTTCTACCTTCAGGAAAAAAGTTATCAGCAGGTGATGGAAGAAACAGGATTTGATTTTAAACAGGTGAAAAGTTTTATTCAGAATGGAAAGCGGAACTTAAAGAACCTGATAAACAAGCAATATGAAGCCAAAGTCTGA
- a CDS encoding PA0069 family radical SAM protein, producing MQSIENNEDYFKGRGAQIKPRNKYLKHEYVAEHKEGLDEPLISNPLTKVFMEHPKKILNKVESPDLGMAFSMNPYQGCEHGCIYCYARNTHTYWGFNAGLDFESRIIAKPSAPELLDKELQNKKHIAQSIMLSGNTDCYQPLERKLQITRRMLEVLLKHRHPVGIITKNALILRDLDILTKMAELRLVSVTISITTLNEKLRLLMEPRTATAKRRIETVRILASNGIPVNVNVAPIIPFINSDEIPEILERVSEAGALSAHYTMVRLNGDVAIIFTDWIHKNFPDRAEKVLQHIRSLHGGNLNDSRFGVRMKGEGEVAESIRQLFTVSKRKYFAGKVFPELDYTLFDNSEKKSQLSLF from the coding sequence ATGCAATCAATTGAAAATAACGAAGATTATTTTAAAGGACGTGGCGCGCAAATAAAACCACGTAACAAATACCTGAAGCACGAATATGTTGCAGAACATAAAGAAGGATTGGATGAGCCATTAATCTCTAATCCGCTGACAAAGGTGTTTATGGAACATCCGAAAAAAATCCTGAATAAGGTGGAAAGCCCTGATCTGGGAATGGCATTTTCCATGAATCCATACCAGGGCTGCGAACATGGCTGCATTTATTGCTATGCAAGAAATACGCATACTTATTGGGGGTTTAACGCAGGGCTCGATTTTGAAAGTCGCATCATTGCCAAACCATCAGCACCGGAATTGTTGGATAAGGAATTACAAAACAAGAAGCACATTGCACAGTCAATCATGCTGTCCGGAAATACCGATTGCTATCAGCCGCTTGAACGTAAGCTTCAGATTACACGGCGCATGCTCGAAGTATTATTGAAACACAGGCATCCGGTCGGCATCATCACTAAAAATGCACTGATCCTGCGTGATCTCGATATACTTACAAAAATGGCGGAGTTGCGTTTAGTTTCCGTCACGATTTCTATCACAACACTCAACGAAAAATTGAGGCTGCTGATGGAACCGCGAACGGCAACAGCGAAACGCAGGATAGAAACCGTTCGGATATTGGCGTCAAATGGCATTCCGGTGAATGTGAATGTCGCGCCAATTATTCCATTCATCAACAGCGATGAAATCCCGGAAATTCTGGAGCGCGTTTCTGAAGCAGGAGCACTGTCGGCTCACTACACAATGGTTCGGTTAAATGGTGATGTAGCAATAATTTTTACAGACTGGATTCATAAGAATTTTCCTGATCGTGCTGAAAAAGTACTGCAGCATATCCGTTCGCTGCATGGTGGAAATTTGAACGACAGCCGCTTTGGTGTTCGCATGAAAGGTGAAGGCGAAGTGGCAGAATCGATCCGTCAGCTTTTTACCGTTTCAAAAAGAAAATATTTTGCAGGCAAAGTGTTTCCTGAATTGGATTATACATTGTTTGATAACAGTGAAAAAAAATCTCAGTTGAGTTTGTTCTGA
- a CDS encoding phosphoribosylaminoimidazolesuccinocarboxamide synthase: protein MNNAIYQTDFQFPQQTGVYHGKVRDVYTIAEKYLVMVATDRISAFDFILPRPIPFKGQVLNQVAAQFLKATSSIVPNWVVATPDPNVTIGKRCNPFKVEMVIRGYLAGHAAREYKLGKRILCGVPLPEGMKENDPFPQPIITPSTKASAGHDLDISREEIIAQQIVPKEIYERLEDYTRKIFEFGSQFANERGLILVDTKYEFGEMNGELFLIDEIHTPDSSRYFYLDGYQERQEKGQPQKQLSKEFVREWLIANNFMGKEGQQIPEMSDGWISTISDRYIELFERITGNKFERNATENVNARIEKNVVAALATLNLL, encoded by the coding sequence ATGAATAATGCAATCTATCAGACCGATTTTCAGTTTCCTCAGCAAACCGGTGTTTACCATGGCAAAGTACGTGACGTGTACACCATTGCTGAAAAATACCTTGTAATGGTTGCAACAGATCGCATCTCCGCATTTGACTTCATCCTGCCACGACCCATTCCATTTAAAGGACAAGTGCTGAACCAGGTAGCTGCACAATTTCTGAAGGCCACTTCCTCCATTGTTCCAAATTGGGTGGTTGCAACCCCAGATCCCAATGTTACAATAGGAAAAAGGTGCAATCCATTCAAAGTGGAAATGGTGATCAGGGGCTATCTGGCAGGTCATGCGGCGCGCGAGTATAAGCTTGGAAAAAGAATTTTATGCGGAGTTCCTTTACCTGAAGGCATGAAAGAAAATGATCCCTTTCCACAACCCATCATCACACCAAGCACGAAAGCATCTGCCGGTCACGATCTTGATATTTCACGAGAAGAAATAATTGCTCAGCAAATTGTTCCCAAAGAGATTTATGAACGTCTTGAAGATTATACAAGAAAGATATTTGAATTTGGCAGCCAATTCGCAAACGAACGCGGATTAATTCTGGTGGATACAAAATATGAGTTTGGTGAAATGAACGGCGAACTTTTTTTGATTGACGAAATTCATACGCCTGATTCATCGCGCTATTTCTACCTCGACGGATACCAGGAGCGTCAGGAAAAAGGGCAACCACAAAAACAGCTCTCCAAAGAATTTGTGCGCGAATGGCTGATCGCAAATAATTTTATGGGTAAAGAAGGACAACAGATTCCGGAAATGTCTGACGGATGGATCAGTACCATTTCTGATCGTTACATTGAATTATTTGAACGGATCACCGGTAATAAATTTGAAAGGAACGCAACAGAAAATGTGAATGCCCGAATTGAAAAAAATGTAGTGGCAGCTTTAGCAACATTGAATTTACTATGA
- the xth gene encoding exodeoxyribonuclease III, whose protein sequence is MRILCWNVNGIRAAWKKGFPDWFSAEAPDILCLQETKANVDQLDHEIVNFEDYKSYFNSAEKKGYSGVAIYTQQEPLSVQNGLSNSLFDGEGRVIEMEFEKFVLFNVYFPNGGRGPERVKYKLDFYDALFQRAEQLRSQQKNIIICGDYNTAHKEIDLARPKENANTSGFLLEERLWMDKIVEMGYIDTFREFNQQPDCYTYWDQITRARERNVGWRIDYFFVSKEARGMVTNARIHADVMGSDHCPIELQLTL, encoded by the coding sequence ATGCGAATACTTTGCTGGAATGTGAATGGAATACGGGCCGCATGGAAAAAAGGATTTCCAGATTGGTTTTCAGCGGAAGCACCTGATATTCTTTGTCTGCAGGAAACGAAAGCAAATGTCGATCAGCTTGACCATGAAATAGTAAATTTTGAAGATTATAAGAGTTATTTTAATTCGGCGGAGAAGAAAGGATATTCCGGTGTGGCTATTTATACGCAACAGGAACCTTTGAGCGTGCAGAATGGATTAAGCAATTCTTTGTTTGACGGCGAAGGCCGCGTGATTGAAATGGAGTTTGAAAAATTTGTATTGTTCAATGTTTATTTTCCGAACGGTGGGAGAGGACCGGAGCGGGTGAAATACAAACTTGATTTTTATGACGCACTCTTTCAACGGGCAGAACAGTTACGATCACAGCAAAAGAATATTATTATTTGCGGTGATTATAACACAGCGCATAAGGAAATTGACCTTGCCCGTCCAAAAGAAAATGCCAACACAAGCGGCTTTCTGTTAGAAGAGCGTCTCTGGATGGATAAAATTGTGGAGATGGGTTACATAGATACATTCAGAGAATTCAACCAGCAACCGGATTGTTATACTTATTGGGACCAGATAACCCGGGCCCGTGAACGAAACGTAGGTTGGAGAATTGATTATTTCTTTGTTTCAAAAGAAGCAAGAGGAATGGTAACCAATGCAAGAATTCATGCCGATGTAATGGGAAGCGACCATTGCCCGATTGAACTGCAGTTAACGTTATGA
- a CDS encoding GNAT family N-acetyltransferase: MEIKKAETDSEIMKCWEVLFALRPHLIKENFIHDVRTTLNDNRQLMFIEENGIAVAASIFEWGFNLYRGKYIYIDDLTTLPQARKKGYASQLLDWIFQYAEKNEINQVHLDSGSNAGRYDAHRLYLNKGFNITSFHFATPVK, from the coding sequence ATGGAAATAAAAAAAGCCGAAACAGATAGTGAAATTATGAAGTGTTGGGAAGTTTTGTTTGCGCTTCGCCCTCATCTTATAAAAGAAAATTTTATTCACGATGTACGAACGACACTAAATGACAACCGGCAACTAATGTTTATTGAGGAAAATGGTATTGCGGTAGCAGCCAGCATTTTCGAATGGGGTTTTAATCTGTATCGCGGGAAATATATTTATATAGATGATCTTACTACGTTGCCACAGGCAAGGAAAAAAGGATATGCCTCTCAATTGCTGGACTGGATATTCCAATACGCTGAAAAAAATGAGATCAACCAGGTTCATCTTGATTCCGGTTCCAATGCAGGAAGGTATGATGCGCATCGTTTGTACCTGAACAAAGGATTTAATATCACCAGTTTTCATTTTGCTACACCAGTTAAATAA
- a CDS encoding DJ-1/PfpI family protein — protein MKPQRVAIFVFNDAEVLDFTGPFEVFNLANTVAEKQLFEVFLVAETDQIIFARNNFRVIPDYDFSEMPEPDILVIPGGIGRKVQMHQVPVLNWVKQEAGRASMVLSVCTGAFILGNAGLLHHLMATTHHGSYDEFENEFPATRLIRNVKYVDNGKVITSGGIAAGIDMCLMVIGKLFGSELQHKVAHRMEYPVVAVPSPS, from the coding sequence ATGAAACCTCAACGAGTAGCCATCTTTGTTTTCAATGATGCAGAAGTGTTGGACTTTACCGGTCCGTTTGAAGTGTTCAATCTTGCCAATACAGTTGCAGAGAAGCAGTTGTTTGAAGTCTTTCTCGTTGCCGAAACAGATCAAATAATTTTTGCAAGGAATAACTTTCGGGTAATACCTGATTATGATTTTTCTGAAATGCCGGAACCCGACATCCTGGTTATTCCCGGCGGTATCGGCCGTAAGGTGCAAATGCATCAGGTTCCCGTGCTGAACTGGGTGAAGCAGGAAGCAGGAAGAGCTTCCATGGTTTTGAGTGTGTGTACAGGCGCTTTCATACTTGGAAATGCCGGTTTGCTCCATCATTTGATGGCAACTACGCATCACGGCTCTTATGATGAATTCGAAAATGAATTCCCTGCTACCAGACTCATTCGCAACGTTAAATATGTTGACAACGGTAAGGTGATAACTTCAGGTGGAATTGCTGCCGGAATAGATATGTGCCTGATGGTTATTGGTAAATTGTTTGGAAGTGAACTGCAACATAAGGTAGCACACCGGATGGAATATCCGGTTGTTGCCGTTCCTTCTCCTTCTTAA
- a CDS encoding amino acid permease, whose protein sequence is MEQTQGTFRREIKLIDGVMLVAGTMIGSGIFIVSADIARNVGSSGYLLLVWALSGFLTVIAALCYGELTSMFPKAGGQYVFLREAYNPMMGFLYGWTYFLVIQTGTMAAVAVAFSKFTGVFIPFFGPGNVIADLGLLQITTQQVLAILVIALLTYVNIQGVRYGKWIQTFFSGTKILALFGLIAIGIFVSNSDAIMLNFTHMWDAKKVVVENNQLIDRIPISGWAIIVAIASAMVGSMFSMDAWNGITFTGDEVVNPKRNIPLSMAIGVGLVSLIYLLLNVVYLTNLPLEGVPGEATRVVFERGIQFATDDRVGVAAADAMAGHTAVLMVAALIMLSTFSCLNGLILTAPRMFYKMAEDKLFFNSMGRLNSNGVPAVATIFASIWACLLCLSGTYGNLLDYVVFAVLLFYIFTIAGIFILRRKMPDMPRDYKAFGYPVLPLIYIGMICLICGILLVYKPQYTWPGFFIVALGVPAYYLFKRSAT, encoded by the coding sequence ATGGAACAAACACAAGGTACTTTCAGAAGAGAAATTAAATTGATAGACGGAGTAATGCTCGTAGCCGGAACGATGATCGGTTCCGGGATTTTTATTGTGAGTGCAGACATCGCGCGCAATGTGGGCTCTTCAGGATATTTACTTTTAGTTTGGGCATTATCGGGATTTCTAACTGTTATTGCCGCCTTGTGTTATGGTGAACTGACCAGCATGTTTCCAAAAGCAGGTGGTCAATATGTATTTCTTCGCGAAGCCTATAATCCGATGATGGGTTTTCTTTATGGCTGGACCTATTTTCTCGTGATACAAACAGGAACTATGGCCGCGGTGGCCGTTGCTTTCTCTAAATTTACCGGTGTATTTATTCCATTTTTTGGACCGGGTAATGTTATTGCTGATCTTGGTTTATTGCAAATTACCACCCAACAAGTGCTGGCAATTCTCGTCATTGCATTGCTTACTTATGTAAATATTCAGGGAGTACGATATGGTAAATGGATCCAGACTTTTTTCAGTGGCACAAAAATCCTTGCCTTGTTTGGGTTGATTGCCATTGGAATTTTTGTAAGTAACAGTGACGCCATCATGCTAAATTTTACGCACATGTGGGATGCAAAAAAAGTGGTGGTGGAAAACAACCAATTGATAGATCGAATTCCCATCAGTGGTTGGGCTATCATTGTTGCGATTGCCTCTGCCATGGTGGGCAGCATGTTTTCAATGGATGCCTGGAACGGAATTACCTTCACCGGAGATGAAGTGGTGAATCCAAAGAGAAATATTCCGCTGAGTATGGCGATTGGTGTGGGCCTGGTTTCGTTGATCTACTTGTTGCTGAATGTTGTGTATCTCACAAATCTTCCACTGGAAGGTGTTCCAGGAGAAGCAACACGTGTAGTATTTGAGCGCGGAATACAGTTTGCAACAGATGATCGTGTTGGTGTGGCGGCAGCGGATGCCATGGCAGGTCATACTGCTGTTTTGATGGTGGCAGCATTGATCATGCTTTCCACCTTCAGTTGTTTGAATGGATTGATATTGACAGCACCAAGGATGTTTTATAAAATGGCGGAAGACAAATTGTTTTTCAATAGCATGGGAAGATTGAACAGCAATGGTGTTCCGGCAGTTGCAACCATCTTTGCTTCCATCTGGGCCTGCCTGCTTTGCTTATCAGGAACTTACGGTAATCTGCTAGACTATGTGGTTTTTGCAGTTCTTTTGTTTTACATTTTTACAATTGCAGGAATCTTTATACTGCGCAGAAAAATGCCTGATATGCCCCGCGATTATAAAGCATTCGGTTATCCTGTTTTACCCCTCATTTATATTGGGATGATTTGCCTGATTTGCGGAATTTTGCTTGTCTATAAGCCGCAGTATACCTGGCCTGGATTTTTTATTGTGGCATTGGGAGTGCCTGCTTATTATTTGTTTAAGCGTTCCGCGACATAA